The Glandiceps talaboti chromosome 9, keGlaTala1.1, whole genome shotgun sequence genome window below encodes:
- the LOC144439936 gene encoding NXPE family member 3-like, translating into MACINSRAPATPGLGVSSKEMESRMTDYTAYFFDGKTNFKTGDYIHVVIEAVDNNGRRRQRGGDFFEPVMYNTKLEKSTAGRVVDYGNGTYSVYFYAAWQGTADFNISLAFTREAILFLNHDILYVEPQGVWQAKFSNGNISEIRNCSILSEGTWEDVCEYTNPAALGKTVFICKRPEYLSCENFISLYHAIRNIEKVTTLRLQNSTKLFESGTYNGLLEQAKMKATISGPMIQPKRLPCGPDIPVPLSDGYWADNLTFVPMMCRSQQWSDEDVKTCLSNKKIYISGGSTMRQVRISFLRDFHVSRYLVIDYQFVALRLGPFDQIATDLLFERDFIEGIRYGECSKKNVIFIVNFSFHFVTWTTSAYLERLFHVKLAIVRFLNRCPGSMVLIRLSNPRENDQINQRVHSSDWILYDQNRMIRRVFAGIGVRFIDVWDMVLSHHEPNVVHMPMYIIKQQVEMMLSYICPEIINHG; encoded by the exons ATGGCGTGTATAAACAGCAGAGCGCCCGCTACTCCAGGACTTGGAGTCTCGAGTAAAGAAATGGAATCTAGAATGACAGATTATAC GGCATACTTCTTTGATGGCAAGACTAACTTCAAGACAGGAGACTATATACATGTTGTCATCGAAGCTGTTGATAATAATGGCCGCCGACGACAACGAGGAGGGGACTTTTTTGAGCCTGTCATGTATAATACAAAACTTGAAAAGAGTACTGCTGGACGAGTTGTTGATTATGGTAATGgtacatacagtgtgtactTCTACGCTGCCTGGCAAGGCACTGCAGACTTTAATATCAGCTTGGCCTTTACACGAGAGGCCATCTTGTTCCTGAACCATGATATTTTATACGTTGAACCACAAGGTGTTTGGCAGGCAAAATTCAGCAATGGTAACATCTCTGAAATAAGGAACTGTTCAATATTAAGCGAAGGTACATGGGAAGATGTATGTGAATATACCAATCCGGCAGCATTAGGAAAAACAGTGTTTATTTGTAAACGACCTGAGTACCTCTCTTGTGAAAACTTCATCAGTTTGTATCATGCAATTAGAAATATAGAAAAGGTAACAACATTGAGGTTACAAAATTCGACTAAGCTATTTGAAAG TGGGACATACAATGGTCTATTGGAGCAAGCTAAAATGAAAGCAACAATTAGTG GTCCAATGATTCAACCGAAACGACTACCGTGTGGACCTGATATACCTGTACCACTATCAGATGGATACTGGGCTGATAATCTGACCTTTGTTCCAATGATGTGTCGTAGTCAACAATGGAGTGATGAAGACGTCAAAACTTGTCTgtcaaataaaaagatatacaTATCAGGGGGTTCAACAATGCGACAAGTTAGGATCAGTTTTCTTCGTGACTTCCATGTATCTCGTTATTTGGTTATCGATTATCAGTTTGTTGCTTTAAGACTTGGCCCCTTTGATCAGATTGCCACAGACTTACTTTTCGAAAGAGATTTTATTGAAGGAATACGCTACGGAGAATGTAGCAAGAAAAATGTCATATTCATCGTAAACTTCAGCTTTCATTTCGTAACCTGGACGACAAGTGCATATCTAGAGAGACTCTTCCATGTGAAATTAGCCATTGTTAGATTTCTTAATCGCTGTCCAGGGTCAATGGTACTGATTCGGTTATCCAACCCACGAGAGAACGATCAGATCAATCAACGGGTTCACAGTAGTGACTGGATCCTGTATGATCAAAACAGAATGATACGCCGAGTATTTGCTGGTATTGGAGTTAGGTTTATTGATGTATGGGATATGGTTTTGTCTCATCATGAACCCAATGTAGTTCATATGCCAATGTATATTATCAAGCAACAAGTAGAAATGATGTTATCATACATTTGTCCAGAAATAATTAATCATGGTTAA